GTGCGCGTGCTCGGCGCGGGCCCGGTCGACATCTATGTGTTCGATCTCAATCTCGGCGCGGCCAACGGCATCGCTCTGCTGGAGGAGCTGGAACAGGCGCGGGGCGAGGCGCTGGCCGCGCTGATCGTGACCGGCGCGACGACCAGCGACGCTTTGGCGGAGCTGAAGGTGAGCGGGCGCGAATGGCTGACCAAGCCGGCCTCGGCAGCGGACCTTACGAAAGCGGCGTCGCGCATCCTGGGACGTAGCCGTTCGTCATGAGCTTCGAGATCGCCGCGGCGCGCGTGTTGACCCCGAGCACCCGGTAGACCGCGGCGAGGTGGATCTTGACGGTGCCTTCGGCGACGTCGAGCACGCGGGCGATTTCCTTGGACGATTGGCCGAGCAGCAATTGTTCGACCACCTCGCGCTGGCGCGCGGTGAGATTGTCGAGCCCGTCGAGCGGCTGGCGCGGCTTGGCGGGAGCGCTGGCGCCGCGGGTAAGGCCGCGCGGCACGAAGGTGCCGCCGCTCAAAACCTGCTGCAGCGCTGCGACCATTTCGGGCACCGCCAGGGACTTGGGCACATAGCCGTCGACGCCCGCGGCGAGCGAGCCGAGCACGTCCTCTTTCGCTTCTGAGGCGGACATGACGACGATGCTGGATTCGGGAAAGGCGTCGACCAGGGCCACCAGCGATTCCGGGCCGTCGCTGCCCGGCATGTTGAGATCGACGAGGATGAGGTCGGGCGAGAGGCCCGCGCCGAGCAGCTCGAGGCCTTCGTCGAGCGTGGCGGCCTGCCGGACCTCGCTGAATTCGAGCGCATCTTCGAGAACGCGGCGCATGCCGTCGCGGATCAGCTCGTGATCGTCGATCACCAGTGCGCGCAGTCCCGGCTTTTCGGCCGGAAATTCGGCGCAATGCCGCTCGATGTTCGCACTGCTCATGACAAGACTCCCCCCCACACCTCACGCCTACCGCCCAATAGCTAACGAGTGGCTAACCATTCACAAAGAGCAAATCGGTCCGGCGGGTGTTGACCCGAAGCGCAGGCTTTCTAGGCTGGCCCCGACCGCGACAAGGGGAAATGCGTGACCTTCTCAGTCAAACTGCTCGCGGCGCTCCTGTTGTTCGGCGCGGCCCCCGCCTCGGCGGCGGACGTCGACTATGCCGCGCAGTTGAAGGAAGGCCAGGTCACCCTCAAGGACTTCCGCTTCGGCTCGGGCGGGACGATGAAGGCGCTGAAGCTTCATTATGGAACGCTCGGCACGCCGGTCCGCGACGCGCGCGGGCGGGTCACCAACGCGGTCATGGTGCTGCACGGAACCGGCGGCAGCGGCAGGCAGTTTCTCGCGCCCCAGTTCGCCCAGGAACTGTTCGGGCCGGGACAGCCGCTCGACCTTGGCCGTTACTATGTCATCCTTCCCGACAATATCGGCCATGGCCGATCGTCCAAGCCGAGCGACGGCCTGCGCATGGCCTTTCCGCATTACGATTATGACGACATGGTGGAGGCGCAGCGGCGCCTGCTCGTCGAGGGGCTGAAGGTCGATCGGCTGCGATTGCTGATGGGCACGTCGATGGGCTGCATGCAC
This portion of the Sphingomonas sp. LY54 genome encodes:
- a CDS encoding response regulator transcription factor, translated to MSSANIERHCAEFPAEKPGLRALVIDDHELIRDGMRRVLEDALEFSEVRQAATLDEGLELLGAGLSPDLILVDLNMPGSDGPESLVALVDAFPESSIVVMSASEAKEDVLGSLAAGVDGYVPKSLAVPEMVAALQQVLSGGTFVPRGLTRGASAPAKPRQPLDGLDNLTARQREVVEQLLLGQSSKEIARVLDVAEGTVKIHLAAVYRVLGVNTRAAAISKLMTNGYVPGCATPLS